The following coding sequences are from one Gossypium raimondii isolate GPD5lz chromosome 4, ASM2569854v1, whole genome shotgun sequence window:
- the LOC128040479 gene encoding uncharacterized protein LOC128040479 translates to MSLNWIDLQQESFEKLKAILTQAPVLIQPESGKEFTVYSDASHVSLGCVLMQVGKVVAYASRQLKTHEANYPTHNLELTAVVGSGNTENFGLNNERVLYFRGRICVPKDIELRQSIL, encoded by the exons ATGTCGTTGAACTGGATTGATTTGCAACaggagagctttgagaagctcaaggcTATACTGACTCAGGCCCCTGTTCTAATACAGCCAGAGTCTGGAAAAGAGTTTACTGTTTACAGCGACGCATCACATGTCAGTTTAGGATGCGTATTGATGCAAGTGGGTAAGGTGGTAGCATACGCttctcgtcagcttaagactcatgaggcgaattatccgacgcatAACTTGGAGTTGACCGCAGTA GTTGGGAGTGGGAATACCGAGAATTTTGGACTGAATAACGAAAGGGTACTCTATTTTCGTGGGAGAATCTGTGTACCAAAAGATATTGAATTGAGGCAGTCTATACTAtga